From the genome of Pseudalkalibacillus hwajinpoensis, one region includes:
- a CDS encoding glycine betaine ABC transporter substrate-binding protein: protein KEDQPSAHTILDQFNWTPEDMGDVMVEVQEGAKPEEAAQNWVDEHSDMVKEWTKGADEVDGEEISLAYVAWDSEIASTNVVAKVLESVGYEVKLTQLDAASMFIAVSEGDADAMVAGWLPITHADLLDEYGDNMDRLGVNLEGAKTGLVVPSYVKADSIEDLKPAE, encoded by the coding sequence AAAGAAGATCAGCCTTCTGCTCATACAATTCTTGATCAGTTCAACTGGACTCCAGAAGACATGGGCGATGTTATGGTCGAAGTACAGGAAGGTGCTAAGCCTGAAGAAGCAGCACAAAACTGGGTAGACGAACATTCCGACATGGTAAAAGAATGGACTAAAGGTGCTGATGAAGTAGACGGTGAAGAAATCTCACTTGCATATGTAGCATGGGATTCTGAAATCGCAAGTACGAACGTAGTAGCTAAAGTTCTTGAGAGCGTAGGCTATGAGGTTAAATTAACTCAACTTGATGCAGCTTCTATGTTCATCGCTGTTTCTGAAGGTGATGCTGACGCAATGGTAGCTGGATGGCTTCCAATTACACACGCTGACCTTCTAGATGAATATGGTGACAACATGGACCGTCTTGGAGTAAACCTTGAAGGTGCGAAAACAGGACTTGTTGTTCCATCATACGTTAAAGCTGATTCTATTGAAGATTTAAAACCAGCTGAATAA
- a CDS encoding glycine betaine ABC transporter substrate-binding protein, translating into MKRITLLLLGVVMVLAACGGDSGSEESDPIVISGKPWTEQYILPHLLAEYIKANSDYEVEVDAGVGEVNILQQALIDGDIDMYVEYTGTGLEAVLKESAESDESADEIFKRVKKGYKDEYNLVWLEPLGFENGYTLAMTQDTNKEVNAKTFSDIIPASDDMVFGGPHTFYEREDGYDALVEAYGFNFKDEVSLDPNIMYDALNEGEVDVIPAFTTDGRIARFDLATTEDDKQFFPPYYAAPIVRQEVLDSHPDLEKVVNEFAGSISEEEMSEMNAKVDMDGEEPEDVAMEFLKEKGLID; encoded by the coding sequence TTGAAGAGAATTACCTTACTTTTACTAGGAGTTGTAATGGTTCTTGCTGCATGTGGAGGAGATAGCGGAAGTGAAGAAAGTGATCCGATCGTTATTTCCGGTAAGCCCTGGACTGAGCAATATATCTTACCACACCTTCTTGCGGAGTACATAAAGGCTAACAGTGATTATGAAGTAGAGGTTGATGCAGGTGTTGGTGAAGTAAATATTCTACAACAGGCGCTTATCGATGGTGATATTGACATGTACGTGGAATATACAGGTACAGGTCTTGAAGCGGTACTTAAGGAAAGTGCTGAATCAGATGAGTCAGCTGATGAGATTTTTAAACGCGTGAAAAAAGGATACAAAGATGAATATAATCTTGTTTGGCTTGAACCACTTGGATTTGAGAATGGCTACACGCTTGCTATGACTCAAGACACAAATAAAGAGGTAAATGCAAAAACGTTCTCGGACATTATCCCAGCTTCAGATGATATGGTATTTGGTGGACCACACACGTTCTACGAAAGAGAAGATGGTTACGATGCCCTAGTAGAAGCTTATGGTTTTAATTTCAAAGACGAAGTGAGTCTTGATCCGAATATCATGTACGATGCTTTAAATGAAGGTGAAGTCGATGTGATTCCTGCCTTTACAACTGATGGACGAATTGCTCGTTTTGATCTTGCAACAACTGAAGACGATAAGCAATTCTTCCCACCATATTATGCTGCGCCAATTGTTCGACAGGAAGTTCTTGATTCACATCCTGATCTTGAGAAGGTTGTGAACGAATTTGCTGGAAGTATTTCAGAAGAAGAAATGTCTGAAATGAATGCAAAAGTGGATATGGATGGAGAAGAGCCTGAGGATGTTGCAATGGAATTCTTGAAAGAAAAAGGATTGATTGATTAA